A region of Halalkaliarchaeum desulfuricum DNA encodes the following proteins:
- the yqeC gene encoding selenium cofactor biosynthesis protein YqeC, with protein sequence MTGNDGLVEALAVGDAPTICMVGAGGKKTTMYALAARMERSVVTSTVRIPIFDPHVGSVVVTRSPTEALRGADPEDFPLGLVPTQERSDRYLGYGPATVDEISAAHDGPVIVKADGARTRTFKAPNEQEPQLPTAVDVVVPIASARVVGRPLTDEWAHRPELIADLTGLSVGDRVTPEAVATVLASESGGLKDVPADSTAVPLLTQIDTDDDERVAREIAAGIHERADVPRVAFSRLDVFDVVE encoded by the coding sequence ATGACTGGAAACGACGGGCTCGTCGAGGCGCTTGCTGTCGGCGACGCCCCGACGATCTGTATGGTCGGTGCCGGCGGAAAGAAGACGACCATGTACGCCCTGGCTGCCCGGATGGAGCGTTCCGTAGTCACATCGACCGTCCGGATTCCGATATTCGATCCGCACGTCGGCAGCGTGGTCGTCACCAGATCGCCGACAGAGGCGCTCCGGGGGGCCGATCCCGAAGACTTCCCACTCGGGCTGGTGCCGACCCAGGAACGGTCGGACCGATATCTCGGTTACGGGCCTGCGACGGTCGACGAAATCTCCGCCGCACACGACGGGCCGGTCATCGTGAAGGCCGACGGCGCGCGAACCCGGACGTTCAAGGCGCCGAACGAGCAGGAACCCCAGCTTCCCACAGCCGTCGACGTGGTCGTTCCGATCGCCAGCGCCCGCGTGGTCGGCCGGCCGCTCACCGACGAGTGGGCCCACAGACCCGAACTGATCGCCGATCTCACCGGGCTGTCGGTCGGCGATCGAGTGACACCCGAAGCGGTCGCGACAGTGCTCGCAAGCGAGTCCGGCGGGCTGAAGGACGTTCCGGCCGACTCGACGGCTGTCCCCCTTCTCACGCAGATCGACACCGACGACGACGAGCGGGTCGCCCGCGAGATCGCCGCCGGAATCCACGAGCGGGCCGACGTCCCGCGAGTTGCGTTCAGCCGGCTGGACGTCTTCGACGTCGTCGAATAA
- the rnhB gene encoding ribonuclease HII gives MHVGADEAGKGPVLGPMIAAAVRAPVEVIPGEIADSKRLSPERRERLDRRLRDHPEVSIGVAAIEPERIDSPETDMNGLTVAAQARALADIVDADDEAIVDAGDVSESRFTRRVREGVADRGVDIQVTAEHGADGRYPIVAAASVVAKVERDRRIASIDEAYVPLDGESATDDGVDTVGSGYPSDPATREFLRAYVRRHGDLPDCARRSWSTCADVLAAAEQSSLGEF, from the coding sequence GTGCACGTCGGCGCAGACGAAGCCGGAAAGGGGCCCGTGCTGGGCCCGATGATCGCCGCGGCGGTTCGGGCACCGGTCGAGGTGATTCCAGGGGAGATAGCCGACTCGAAGCGTCTCTCCCCCGAGCGCCGCGAGCGGCTGGACCGGCGGCTCCGCGACCATCCCGAGGTGTCTATCGGCGTCGCCGCGATCGAACCCGAAAGGATCGACAGCCCGGAAACCGACATGAACGGGCTCACGGTCGCCGCGCAGGCCCGTGCCCTCGCCGATATCGTCGACGCCGACGACGAGGCGATCGTCGACGCCGGCGACGTCTCGGAGTCCCGGTTCACACGTCGCGTCCGCGAGGGGGTCGCCGACCGTGGCGTCGACATCCAGGTAACCGCCGAACACGGGGCAGACGGCCGGTATCCGATCGTCGCAGCCGCGAGTGTCGTTGCGAAAGTCGAGCGCGACCGGCGGATAGCATCGATCGACGAGGCGTACGTTCCCCTCGACGGAGAGTCGGCAACCGACGACGGGGTCGACACGGTCGGAAGCGGCTACCCGAGCGATCCGGCGACCCGGGAGTTCCTCAGGGCGTACGTCCGTCGGCACGGCGACCTCCCCGACTGCGCCCGGCGCTCGTGGTCGACGTGTGCAGACGTCCTCGCGGCGGCCGAGCAGTCCTCGCTTGGGGAGTTTTGA
- a CDS encoding type I 3-dehydroquinate dehydratase — MDADRDGFTLCASTADLSQESAARDHADAVEFRMDLADEPTGALQSYDGDLPLIVTNRASWEGGEAEDLGRYDELTDAVAHDAVVAVDIELAALRGNAPDGEQPHAVALRETARDEGVTVIASVHDFESTPEADVLVELLADAAAEGDVAKLATTAEVKADALAMLAATHRASEAGHDVATMCMGEAGRHTRAVTPVYGSLISYAPIHSGAATAPGQYDLATLRRLLDGLGVE; from the coding sequence ATGGACGCCGACCGCGACGGATTTACGCTCTGTGCCAGCACGGCCGACCTCTCACAGGAGTCTGCAGCCCGGGATCACGCCGACGCCGTCGAGTTTCGGATGGATCTCGCGGACGAGCCGACTGGCGCCCTCCAGTCGTACGACGGCGACCTACCGCTTATCGTCACCAACCGTGCGAGCTGGGAGGGTGGGGAGGCCGAGGATCTCGGCCGGTACGACGAACTGACCGACGCGGTGGCCCACGACGCAGTCGTCGCCGTCGACATCGAACTCGCTGCGTTACGGGGCAATGCTCCCGACGGCGAACAACCACACGCCGTCGCACTCCGGGAAACAGCCCGGGATGAGGGCGTCACCGTGATCGCGTCTGTTCACGACTTCGAGAGCACTCCCGAAGCGGACGTGCTGGTGGAACTGCTCGCAGACGCCGCCGCCGAGGGCGACGTCGCGAAACTCGCGACGACCGCCGAGGTGAAGGCGGACGCGCTCGCGATGCTCGCTGCGACACACCGGGCGAGTGAGGCGGGCCACGACGTCGCCACGATGTGTATGGGCGAGGCGGGCAGACACACCCGGGCGGTGACGCCGGTGTACGGCTCGCTAATCAGCTACGCGCCGATCCATTCAGGTGCGGCAACCGCTCCCGGACAGTACGATCTGGCGACGCTTCGGCGCCTGCTCGACGGGCTCGGCGTCGAGTGA
- a CDS encoding enoyl-CoA hydratase/isomerase family protein — protein sequence MNDPSDGTHRAGRPRTDGGADAIDRPDPSEANVDSDVVRLETGLEGDPDGVVRLVLDDPDRRNALSREMADGIVDAIDAIEGSDTRCVVVEGCGPAFCAGGDVAAMAQLQATDLPLEAAVRHVIRNTARCVRRTAECEFPTVAAIDGPAIGAGGALALACDLQLAHEDARIGFGFREVGLAIDSGVSYFLPRFVGDNVARELVFTGEQLDAERARDRGLVNHVYADGEFEEGVREFVERVASGPPIALRASKRLLRDAGGGSLSTAIEREAEAQAAALASQDHREGAEAFLERREPEFSGR from the coding sequence ATGAACGATCCCTCCGACGGAACTCACCGAGCAGGTCGCCCGCGAACCGACGGCGGAGCCGACGCGATCGACCGTCCGGACCCCTCCGAGGCGAACGTAGACAGCGACGTCGTTCGCCTCGAAACCGGCCTGGAGGGCGATCCGGACGGCGTAGTGAGGCTGGTGCTGGACGATCCCGACCGACGGAACGCGCTCTCGCGGGAGATGGCCGACGGGATCGTCGACGCGATCGACGCGATCGAGGGCTCGGACACCCGGTGTGTCGTCGTCGAGGGATGCGGTCCCGCCTTCTGTGCCGGTGGCGACGTCGCGGCGATGGCGCAGCTCCAGGCGACTGACCTCCCGCTGGAGGCGGCAGTCCGGCACGTCATCAGGAACACCGCACGGTGTGTCAGGCGAACCGCCGAATGCGAGTTCCCCACCGTCGCCGCGATCGACGGCCCGGCGATCGGCGCCGGCGGAGCGCTGGCGCTTGCGTGTGACCTCCAACTGGCTCACGAGGACGCCCGGATCGGGTTCGGGTTCCGGGAGGTCGGCCTCGCGATCGACTCGGGTGTGTCGTACTTCCTGCCGCGGTTCGTCGGCGACAACGTGGCACGCGAGCTGGTATTTACCGGCGAACAGCTGGACGCCGAGCGCGCACGTGACCGGGGGCTGGTGAACCACGTGTACGCCGACGGGGAGTTCGAGGAGGGTGTTCGGGAGTTCGTCGAACGCGTCGCAAGCGGCCCGCCGATCGCGCTGCGTGCCTCCAAGCGGCTACTCCGGGACGCCGGCGGAGGATCGCTTTCCACGGCGATCGAACGCGAGGCGGAGGCACAGGCCGCCGCACTCGCCTCACAGGACCACAGGGAGGGGGCCGAGGCGTTCCTGGAACGCCGGGAGCCGGAGTTTTCGGGGCGATAG
- the cobT gene encoding nicotinate-nucleotide--dimethylbenzimidazole phosphoribosyltransferase has product MEFDIPPLDESAMDRARERQDQLTKPPGSLGRLEELSVRIAGMAGDPTPSLDSPVVVTMAADHGVVEEGVSAFPQSVTAAMVENFAHDGAGVNALARTAGAENIIVDIGVAGDYDGNDRVIRKPIAAGTANLANGPAMSREEAIEAVEVGREVVADHAPDADVIALGDMGIGNTTASAAVTAAITGADPADVTGRGSGIDDEGLDRKIAVIRRALADREVDPEDGVDVLRAVGGFELAGLAGIALEASSRRIPVVVDGFITGAAALSAWAIDERVSHYLLPSHRSVEDGHDVQHDALGLEPLFDFGMRLGEGTGAAVAIGIYRGACTALREMATFEEAGIPT; this is encoded by the coding sequence ATGGAGTTCGACATTCCGCCGCTCGACGAGTCCGCGATGGATCGCGCGAGGGAGCGACAGGACCAGCTCACCAAGCCGCCGGGCAGCCTGGGGCGGCTCGAGGAGCTTTCCGTCCGGATTGCGGGAATGGCCGGCGATCCGACCCCGTCGCTCGACTCGCCGGTCGTCGTGACGATGGCGGCAGATCACGGCGTCGTCGAGGAAGGGGTGAGCGCGTTCCCGCAGTCGGTGACGGCGGCGATGGTCGAGAACTTCGCCCACGACGGGGCCGGCGTCAACGCGCTTGCACGCACCGCGGGTGCAGAGAACATCATCGTCGATATCGGCGTCGCCGGCGATTACGACGGCAACGATCGAGTGATCCGGAAACCGATCGCAGCGGGCACCGCAAACCTCGCCAACGGGCCGGCGATGAGCCGCGAGGAGGCAATCGAGGCGGTCGAGGTGGGACGCGAGGTGGTCGCCGACCACGCCCCCGACGCCGACGTGATCGCCCTCGGCGACATGGGGATCGGAAACACGACCGCAAGCGCCGCTGTCACCGCGGCGATCACCGGCGCGGACCCCGCCGACGTAACCGGCCGGGGCAGCGGAATCGACGACGAGGGCCTCGACCGAAAGATCGCAGTGATCCGGAGGGCACTCGCCGACCGAGAGGTGGATCCGGAAGACGGCGTCGACGTGCTCCGTGCGGTGGGCGGGTTCGAACTCGCCGGTCTCGCGGGGATCGCGTTGGAAGCATCCAGTCGCCGGATTCCGGTCGTCGTCGACGGGTTCATCACCGGCGCTGCCGCGCTTTCGGCGTGGGCGATCGACGAGCGCGTGAGTCACTATCTGCTGCCCTCCCACCGATCCGTGGAGGACGGTCACGACGTCCAGCACGACGCGCTCGGACTGGAGCCGCTGTTCGACTTCGGGATGCGACTCGGGGAGGGCACCGGCGCAGCGGTGGCGATCGGCATCTATCGCGGCGCCTGCACCGCGCTCCGGGAGATGGCGACGTTCGAGGAAGCGGGAATCCCAACATGA
- a CDS encoding dihydrofolate reductase, translating to MELVSVAAVAENGVIGRDGELPWPSIPADKRQYRERISDGPVILGRVTFESMRDDLPGTAQIVLSRSRREFDVETAYHASDVDDAVAIAESLGADRAYVIGGGGIYDLFQPAVDRMVLSRISGEYEGDTYFPEWDPDEWELANRTEYEAFTLEEWVRAPR from the coding sequence ATGGAACTCGTCTCGGTCGCCGCGGTGGCGGAAAACGGTGTGATCGGCAGGGATGGGGAACTCCCGTGGCCGAGCATCCCGGCGGACAAACGACAGTATCGGGAGCGGATCTCGGATGGGCCCGTAATCCTGGGCCGAGTGACGTTCGAATCGATGCGCGACGACCTTCCGGGAACCGCTCAGATCGTGTTGAGTCGCTCCAGACGGGAGTTCGACGTCGAGACGGCCTACCACGCCTCGGACGTCGACGACGCGGTCGCTATCGCCGAATCTCTCGGGGCAGATCGAGCCTACGTGATCGGCGGCGGCGGGATCTACGACCTCTTTCAACCCGCCGTCGATCGAATGGTGTTGAGTCGGATCTCCGGCGAATACGAGGGAGACACGTACTTCCCCGAGTGGGATCCCGACGAGTGGGAGCTGGCCAATCGTACCGAATACGAAGCGTTCACCCTCGAAGAGTGGGTTCGAGCGCCCCGTTGA
- a CDS encoding DHH family phosphoesterase translates to MDDDLIHAEDVPLSRRSRLPGAGFFYPDSLGKKRAQQRAKEAIEGAEVVVVTDSDADGLGCVALLRELYDAALDVADFEAELERQRSDGSESDAENGDTTGEEPTANAHAESTVALLAASPYSLSNVLEQVAEYADPGIDLFVCDLCPDEYEPIADPLETLVRRCDRVSWYDHHQWDDEVAAAVRDAGAELVVGESDEECTVDVALRSLEYEFPDRFRELAAVTRDHDLWLKEDPRSDDLADYAHWADPEEYVTVVGAYGVDLPEPVEGFLEERRVEKQRRIDAAVDRAVTTEVGPWTVGVTYGRCSQNEVAEALREAGADAAVIVKPAGSASIRGSEGFERAHEVAAQVQGGGHPRAAGCKPDIYDDMLDYAHHWTTEGQAAKRVILQAFEHVAEDVEDVE, encoded by the coding sequence ATGGACGACGACCTCATCCACGCCGAGGACGTGCCGCTGTCTCGACGGTCGCGGCTCCCGGGGGCAGGGTTCTTCTACCCGGACTCCCTGGGCAAAAAGCGGGCACAACAGCGCGCGAAGGAAGCGATCGAGGGTGCCGAAGTCGTAGTGGTCACGGACTCCGACGCCGACGGACTGGGATGTGTCGCCCTGCTCCGGGAGCTGTACGACGCGGCGCTGGACGTCGCCGACTTCGAGGCGGAACTCGAGCGACAGCGCTCGGACGGGTCCGAAAGCGACGCCGAGAACGGGGACACCACGGGAGAGGAACCGACTGCGAACGCACACGCGGAGTCGACGGTTGCGCTGCTGGCCGCCAGTCCGTACTCGCTTTCGAACGTGCTCGAGCAGGTCGCCGAGTACGCCGATCCCGGGATCGACCTGTTCGTGTGTGACCTCTGTCCCGACGAGTACGAGCCGATCGCCGACCCGCTCGAAACGCTCGTTCGCCGGTGTGATCGGGTCTCGTGGTACGATCACCACCAGTGGGACGACGAGGTCGCCGCGGCGGTCCGGGATGCGGGCGCAGAGCTGGTTGTCGGGGAGTCCGACGAGGAGTGTACCGTCGACGTCGCGTTGCGCTCTCTGGAGTACGAGTTCCCCGACAGGTTCCGCGAACTCGCAGCTGTCACCCGGGACCACGACCTCTGGCTGAAGGAGGACCCCCGGAGCGACGATCTCGCAGATTACGCCCATTGGGCTGATCCCGAAGAGTACGTCACCGTGGTGGGCGCCTACGGCGTCGACCTCCCGGAACCGGTCGAGGGGTTCCTCGAAGAGCGACGCGTCGAGAAGCAGCGACGGATCGACGCCGCCGTCGATCGGGCCGTCACCACCGAGGTGGGACCCTGGACCGTCGGCGTCACGTACGGCCGGTGTTCGCAAAACGAGGTCGCCGAGGCGCTGCGGGAGGCGGGCGCCGACGCCGCCGTGATCGTGAAGCCGGCCGGGAGCGCGAGCATCCGGGGCAGCGAAGGGTTCGAGCGCGCACACGAGGTCGCAGCCCAGGTCCAGGGGGGCGGCCACCCTCGCGCCGCCGGCTGCAAGCCGGACATCTACGACGACATGCTGGATTACGCCCACCACTGGACCACGGAGGGACAGGCCGCAAAGCGGGTGATCCTCCAGGCGTTCGAGCACGTCGCCGAAGACGTGGAAGACGTGGAGTAG
- the glnA gene encoding type I glutamate--ammonia ligase: protein MTDENSVPDGGLSAEEQELVETIDEEDVDFLRLQFTDILGTVKNVSIPASQAEKAFAEGIYFDGSSIEGFVRIQESDMRLKPDPESFAVLPWRDTESGSAARLICDVMNTATGEPFVGDPRYVLKRAIDRAEEMGYTLNAGPEPEFFVFEKDEHGRATTTTHDVGGYFDLAPKDLASDLRRQIIYNLEEMAFEVEASHHEVAEGQHEIDFKYDDALTTADNIATFRSVVRATAEKNDLHATFMPKPIAHINGSGMHTHLSLFDNGENVFHDADDEFNLSDTAKSFLAGVLEHAPAITAICNPTVNSYKRLVPGYEAPVYVAWSDVNRSALVRKPAARVPAASRIELRSPDPSCNPYLALAVMLQAGLDGIEKGLEAPDPVRENIYEFDEAKREEYGIDTLPSNLGEAVAALEEDEVIQEALGDHVCEKFVQAKTQEFGEYVADVSQWELDRYLEAF, encoded by the coding sequence ATGACGGACGAAAACAGCGTACCCGATGGCGGCCTGTCCGCCGAGGAACAGGAGCTCGTAGAGACGATTGACGAGGAGGACGTCGACTTCCTCCGGCTACAGTTCACCGATATTCTGGGCACCGTAAAGAACGTCTCGATTCCGGCATCCCAGGCGGAGAAGGCGTTCGCGGAGGGGATCTACTTCGACGGCTCCTCGATCGAGGGGTTCGTCCGGATCCAGGAGTCGGACATGCGGCTCAAGCCGGATCCGGAGTCGTTTGCGGTGCTTCCGTGGAGGGACACCGAATCCGGATCGGCCGCCCGGCTGATCTGTGACGTGATGAACACGGCCACGGGGGAGCCGTTCGTGGGCGATCCGCGGTACGTACTCAAGCGCGCAATCGACCGCGCCGAGGAGATGGGCTACACGCTCAACGCCGGTCCCGAACCGGAGTTTTTCGTCTTCGAGAAGGACGAACACGGCCGTGCTACCACCACGACCCACGACGTCGGGGGGTACTTTGACCTGGCTCCGAAGGACCTCGCCTCGGATCTTCGCCGCCAGATCATCTACAACCTCGAGGAGATGGCGTTCGAGGTGGAGGCGAGCCACCACGAGGTCGCGGAGGGGCAACACGAGATCGACTTCAAGTACGACGACGCGCTCACCACCGCCGACAACATCGCGACGTTCCGGTCGGTTGTGCGTGCGACCGCCGAGAAGAACGATCTGCACGCGACGTTCATGCCGAAGCCGATCGCGCACATCAACGGGTCCGGGATGCACACCCACCTGTCGCTGTTCGACAACGGCGAGAACGTCTTCCACGATGCGGACGACGAGTTCAACCTCTCTGACACGGCGAAGTCGTTCCTGGCGGGAGTCCTCGAACACGCCCCGGCGATCACGGCAATCTGTAACCCGACCGTGAACAGCTACAAGCGGCTCGTCCCGGGATACGAGGCGCCGGTGTACGTCGCATGGTCCGACGTCAACCGTTCGGCGCTGGTCCGTAAACCCGCCGCGCGGGTACCCGCGGCCTCCCGCATCGAACTCCGTTCGCCGGATCCCTCGTGTAACCCGTACCTCGCGTTGGCCGTCATGCTTCAGGCGGGGCTGGACGGGATCGAGAAGGGGCTCGAGGCGCCCGACCCGGTCCGGGAGAACATCTACGAATTCGACGAGGCCAAACGCGAGGAGTACGGCATCGACACCCTCCCGTCGAATCTCGGCGAGGCGGTCGCCGCGCTCGAGGAGGACGAAGTGATCCAGGAGGCGCTGGGCGATCACGTCTGCGAGAAGTTCGTTCAGGCGAAGACCCAGGAGTTCGGCGAGTACGTCGCCGACGTCTCCCAGTGGGAACTGGATCGGTATCTCGAGGCGTTCTGA
- a CDS encoding DUF5799 family protein — MSDWTDAIVGERMAVDREFNDRVQSSEFSSQEWGLIMTATELEIEHADDPERARIVANTEKLPSIMPELDNIQDQMAAMGGGAGGGSGGSGGLFDGIKSALGLGGGTGGVDEERLKAAEQLTQEYADELQALLEEKGRWEQVRIAAQE; from the coding sequence ATGAGCGACTGGACTGACGCGATCGTCGGCGAACGGATGGCCGTCGACAGGGAGTTCAACGACAGAGTACAGTCATCGGAGTTCTCCAGCCAGGAGTGGGGGCTGATCATGACCGCAACGGAGTTAGAGATCGAACACGCCGACGACCCTGAAAGGGCGCGGATCGTCGCCAATACGGAGAAATTGCCCAGCATCATGCCGGAGCTGGACAACATCCAGGACCAGATGGCAGCGATGGGTGGCGGGGCCGGAGGCGGCTCCGGCGGTTCCGGAGGGCTGTTCGACGGGATCAAAAGCGCGCTCGGACTCGGCGGCGGGACGGGTGGGGTCGACGAGGAACGGCTCAAGGCTGCAGAGCAACTCACCCAGGAGTACGCCGACGAGCTCCAGGCCCTCCTCGAAGAAAAGGGCCGGTGGGAGCAGGTCAGAATCGCCGCTCAGGAGTGA
- the glmM gene encoding phosphoglucosamine mutase — translation MELFGSSGTRGVALSDLTPSLVLRIAQAAGSEWGTERVAVARDTRTTGELFENAAAAGLASVGRNVDRLGVAPTPAVCRYCRREKTPAVLLTASHNPPEFNGVKLVGADGVELSIDALEGVEERILTESFSAAEWDEAGETRDVDGVNRTYVAELLEAVDRDAIDDADLTVALDPAHGAGALTSPTFFRRLGCEVVTVNGQPDGHFPGRLPEPVPEHLDDLRRLVRAADADVGIAHDGDADRAIFVDENGEYVEGDASFAALAAATLEPGDATVSAVNVSQRLVDVCNEVGADLELTPIGATNIITRVRELWGIADGSETDSQLQDGEERRRVPIAGEGNGGLFFPEDALVRDGALIGARFLELLAREETTVSELVAPYREYVNVRYNLEYDNSEEREAMIDAAAEYVRTADAEPDTTDGYRLDYGDAWVLVRPSGTEPKIRIYAEARGSDRAHKLADELYETLERAREGTDPAT, via the coding sequence ATGGAGCTTTTCGGGTCCAGCGGAACGCGCGGGGTCGCGCTTTCGGACCTCACGCCGTCGCTCGTCTTGCGGATCGCACAGGCTGCGGGATCTGAGTGGGGGACGGAACGCGTCGCGGTCGCACGCGATACGCGAACGACCGGGGAACTGTTCGAGAACGCGGCTGCTGCCGGGCTCGCGTCGGTCGGTCGCAACGTAGACCGGCTCGGCGTCGCCCCGACGCCGGCGGTCTGTCGGTACTGCCGGCGAGAGAAAACCCCGGCAGTCCTGTTGACCGCCTCGCACAACCCGCCCGAGTTCAACGGGGTGAAGCTGGTGGGCGCAGACGGGGTCGAACTCTCGATCGACGCCCTCGAGGGCGTCGAAGAGCGAATCCTCACGGAGTCGTTTTCGGCGGCAGAATGGGACGAGGCCGGAGAAACCAGGGACGTCGACGGCGTCAATCGGACGTACGTCGCCGAACTGCTCGAAGCGGTCGACCGCGACGCGATCGACGATGCCGACCTGACCGTGGCGCTGGATCCCGCACACGGCGCCGGCGCACTCACGTCGCCGACGTTCTTCAGAAGACTCGGCTGTGAGGTAGTGACTGTGAACGGGCAGCCCGACGGCCACTTCCCCGGGCGGCTCCCCGAACCAGTGCCGGAGCATCTCGACGATCTCAGGCGACTCGTCCGTGCGGCCGACGCTGACGTCGGGATCGCTCACGACGGCGACGCGGATCGGGCGATATTCGTGGACGAGAACGGAGAGTACGTCGAGGGAGACGCCTCTTTCGCCGCGCTCGCGGCGGCAACTCTGGAGCCGGGGGACGCCACCGTGTCGGCAGTGAACGTTTCACAGCGGCTGGTCGACGTCTGTAACGAGGTCGGCGCCGATCTCGAACTCACGCCGATCGGGGCCACGAACATCATCACGCGCGTTCGCGAACTGTGGGGAATCGCCGACGGTTCTGAGACCGACAGCCAGCTGCAGGACGGTGAGGAACGCAGGCGCGTCCCGATCGCCGGCGAGGGGAACGGCGGGCTGTTCTTCCCCGAGGACGCGCTCGTGCGGGACGGTGCCCTCATCGGCGCGCGATTCCTCGAACTTCTCGCGAGGGAAGAGACGACGGTGAGCGAACTCGTCGCCCCCTACCGGGAGTACGTGAACGTCCGGTACAACCTCGAGTACGACAACAGCGAGGAGCGCGAGGCGATGATCGACGCCGCCGCGGAGTACGTCCGCACAGCCGACGCCGAGCCGGACACGACCGACGGCTATCGCCTCGACTACGGCGACGCGTGGGTGCTGGTCCGGCCGTCAGGGACCGAACCGAAGATACGAATTTACGCGGAGGCGCGCGGTTCGGATCGGGCCCACAAACTCGCAGACGAGCTGTATGAAACACTCGAACGCGCCCGTGAAGGGACTGATCCAGCCACGTAG
- a CDS encoding halocyanin domain-containing protein — protein MQKQTGGWDSAVGPTCVVSRRRTLAGLVTGVSAVGFAGCLGDDEIEGGTYGDWFRGANNFEGTVDRTGESEVVVEVGSGNGLSYDPAAVRISIGTTVVWDWTGIGGRHDVVELDGAFESELYLEEGRHFTHTFEEPGVYKYVCTPHRTSGMKGAVQVVE, from the coding sequence ATGCAAAAGCAGACGGGCGGGTGGGATTCCGCAGTAGGCCCCACCTGTGTCGTTTCCCGACGGCGCACCCTCGCCGGATTGGTGACGGGGGTTTCGGCCGTGGGATTCGCGGGCTGTCTCGGGGACGACGAGATCGAGGGGGGTACCTACGGAGACTGGTTTCGTGGCGCCAACAACTTCGAGGGAACCGTCGATCGCACGGGCGAGTCGGAGGTCGTGGTCGAGGTCGGCTCGGGGAACGGCCTCTCGTACGATCCCGCCGCAGTCCGGATCTCGATCGGGACGACTGTCGTCTGGGACTGGACCGGGATTGGGGGAAGACACGACGTCGTCGAACTCGACGGGGCTTTCGAAAGCGAATTATATCTCGAAGAAGGGCGTCACTTCACACACACCTTCGAGGAGCCGGGAGTGTACAAGTACGTCTGTACGCCCCACCGGACCAGCGGGATGAAAGGCGCCGTCCAGGTCGTCGAATGA
- the lrp gene encoding HTH-type transcriptional regulator Lrp: protein MTYENLDAKLVNELLGNGRASLRSLAEELDVSVTTVSNHLRDLEEEGVIRGYTPIVDYGALGYDVTAILQLKVEGDALPEITERLREERQMISVYEVTGDYDVIAVGKFLDTDGMNDQIKKLLTDENIRESNTAVVLNAVTENEQFELDVDE, encoded by the coding sequence ATGACGTACGAAAACCTCGACGCCAAGTTGGTAAACGAGCTTCTGGGCAACGGTCGCGCGAGCCTCCGGAGCCTCGCAGAGGAGCTCGACGTCTCGGTCACGACCGTCTCGAATCACCTCCGCGATCTCGAAGAGGAAGGAGTAATTCGGGGGTACACGCCGATCGTCGATTACGGAGCGCTGGGATACGACGTCACCGCGATCCTCCAGTTGAAGGTGGAAGGTGACGCCCTCCCCGAGATCACCGAACGGTTACGGGAGGAACGGCAGATGATCTCAGTGTACGAAGTCACGGGTGACTACGACGTGATCGCCGTCGGGAAGTTCCTCGACACCGACGGGATGAACGACCAGATCAAGAAGCTGCTCACCGACGAGAACATCCGCGAGTCGAACACCGCCGTGGTGCTCAACGCAGTGACGGAAAACGAGCAGTTCGAACTCGACGTCGACGAGTGA